The genome window TGTTTGGCGttggtggaggtggaggatCTTTGGATTCGGGTATTCCTTTGCAGTAGCACAGctgatttgaaaatgtcattgtttccttttttgtaataaaattgttgattttcaattttgaagcaaataacatggtgcatcgatttGATCTCGTGAATTGCCGGTTGCACCATGtcactgtaggggtactgtagggttactgtagtttcggaaaaaagttcttttcgtcttttgaagggatattggtttgaggttagttgggggatatggtcggggtactgtaggggtactgtagggttactgtagtttcggaaaaaagtacttttcgtcttttgaagggatattggtttggggttagttgggggatatggtcggggtactgtaggggtactgtagggttactgtagtttcggaaaaaagtacttttcgtcttttgaagggatattggtttggggttagtggggatattttattttattttatagtttGCTCCGAAGTAATTGTTcggcaaacatttttcaactttttgattttcaacctTTCTCCGACGACCTCCTGACATTGTTCCCACCACGTGGGAGTAACTAGCAAACATACCCCCCCCCCTCACCGCCTAGGAGTACTATTTAAAGGctcatattttccattttcctctCAAAAAAACCAGGTTAAAAATGCACAAGATCATCCTCTATTTTCTTGTCCTGGCTGCGATCCTCGATGTTGGACTCGCCAGCTACGATAGCCCGAGGTTCTTGAGGAATCAGCCGAGAAGTGTGCAGCAGGGGTACTATGCCATTGCAAATAATACCCAGTTGAGTTTGAATCAGAAGCAAATGGAGCTGCGGCAGTGGGCGCAGGGGCACAATTTGTTGGTGAGTTCGACCTGGGTGTAGGCCTGAAAAGGTCGGTCAGCCTAGAATCGACCGAAGCGTTGATGATCCGCGCAGGCTTCGGTTACTGTACGAGTACTGTAAGATCAAGCTAGGGACCAGTGGGTAACCGTgaaatactgtaattttatgaTCGACATGTTGTAGCTATGGGTTACTGCAGGATTATGATAAGGTGATtctaggggtactgtagatgtaCTATATGATTGGGGGtctgtaggaatactgtagaaATGTTGTAGGGCCACAGTAGACAGGGTGGTGGTACAGTAGAACTACCGCAGGAGTACTGTGACATTATGCTAGGGGTACTgcaagagtactgtaggactATTGTAGGGTTACAGTAGTCAGAATAGATGtcctgtaggagtactgtatgattatGCTAGGGGgtctgtaggggtactgtaagaaCATTTAAGGATTGCAGTAGACAGGATAGGGATACTGTAAGAGGGCTCATAATAATGTTAGTAGGTattgtaggagtactgtaagatTATTCTAGGGGTACaataggggtactgtagtactATTCTAGGAGTATTATAGAATCACTATAGGAATATCGTCGCTTTACAGTAGGCGGTGTAGGtatactgtaggagtactgttaGATTATTCTAGAGATTCtgaagggtactgtaggagtactgtaatctCACAGACCTTTCCAAATTCCAGAACCAATACATCACGTTCGATCAGAAACAATCCCAACAAGAGCTACAAATGAACCAAGCCACGGACCGCATCATCTCCCAACTCCCATCCGTTAAATCTCAACTCAAGGCCATTTTGGACCAGGACAACCTTACGGGAGCCCAAATTCAACAGGCCGTCGGACAGCTGGCCGGGAGGTATCCACAGCAGCTTGCAACTCTGATGTTCATCAGGGAAGACATTCAGAAGCAGTTTACAGAGGATTATTGagaaaactttattaaaattaaaacaaatgaaaattaagttttataCTCGATTTGACGTGCTGCTGTGGCTTACAATAAAAACCCGATCgctctgaaatttgataaattaataaatttcagttcaaccaattttatttaaatgtctgaaaatccTTACAGCTTTAACTTTCAACATGgcccctacagtaatccggtATTGGCTTGACATGGAGAACATTACAGCTCCATGGGTTAAAGCATTGATTATACAAATTGAGTTAACTAGGTGATTGACATATGTGGCAAAATATAGATATCCGAAATCAGTATAGGCCACTTGAAAAACTAGGCCGATGCCTATTGGGAGCTCcagaaggaaaaaagagattgTCATGAATATCACGAGGCCTGTTGTTTTTTCAGATCTGGAATCGGATGACTTTGgtgtctgaaattaaaaaatatataacttaCGTCAACTTTTTGGCGTTggtatttgagtttttccgatTCTTTTCGGCTTTCCGGAGCTCCAAAATGAGCAGGATGGTTAGGATAGGTAGGAGGATGCAGGGAAggattttcgacaaaatccCATTCACCAGCTGATAAATCTTCCCAAGAATACCACCATAAACT of Caenorhabditis elegans chromosome II contains these proteins:
- the srlf-29 gene encoding SXP/RAL-2 family protein Ani s 5-like cation-binding domain-containing protein (Confirmed by transcript evidence) is translated as MHKIILYFLVLAAILDVGLASYDSPRFLRNQPRSVQQGYYAIANNTQLSLNQKQMELRQWAQGHNLLNQYITFDQKQSQQELQMNQATDRIISQLPSVKSQLKAILDQDNLTGAQIQQAVGQLAGRYPQQLATLMFIREDIQKQFTEDY